One Torulaspora globosa chromosome 5, complete sequence DNA window includes the following coding sequences:
- the YCH1 gene encoding phosphatase YCH1 (ancestral locus Anc_5.136), translating into MSSRTINNIRYVDATELFQWLKQGLTSLGYPFRVIDVRGSDYVGGHIKGSWNYPYKRLSQDENVMNELRTRLAEATVNDEVMNVVFHCAQSQQRGPSAAMKFLRHLSDQELDKFKIWILRDGFNHWQDIYGADATVTEGYEPDLWSW; encoded by the coding sequence ATGTCGTCCCGAACAATCAACAATATCAGGTATGTGGATGCCACGGAACTCTTCCAATGGTTAAAGCAGGGATTAACATCGCTAGGATACCCATTCAGAGTAATAGATGTTCGTGGCTCTGACTACGTTGGAGGCCACATCAAGGGTTCGTGGAACTATCCCTACAAAAGATTAAGCCAGGATGAAAATGTGATGAACGAGCTCAGAACAAGGCTGGCAGAGGCAACAGTCAATGACGAGGTGATGAACGTGGTTTTCCATTGCGCTCAATCGCAGCAGCGTGGACCTTCGGCAGCAATGAAGTTTTTGAGACACCTATCTGACCAGGAACTAGACAAATTCAAGATTTGGATTCTCAGAGATGGCTTCAACCACTGGCAAGATATCTACGGGGCAGACGCCACTGTTACCGAGGGCTACGAGCCAGATCTGTGGTCCTGGTGA
- the ESS1 gene encoding peptidylprolyl isomerase ESS1 (ancestral locus Anc_5.135): MSITCGPCNLSLINLACRRVINAWHCWHLANIDPKQDSLSVATAMSEAANGLPAPWTVRYSKSKKREYFFNPETKASQWEEPEGTDHGLLKQYLAEHPVRVRCLHILCKHSDSRRPASHRSEHITISKAEAIEELQEIQRRLESGESFESLAKERSDCSSYKRGGDLGFFGKGEMQGSFEKAAFALKVGETSGVVETESGVHLIKRVQ, translated from the coding sequence ATGTCCATCACGTGCGGGCCTTGTAACTTGTCGTTGATAAATTTAGCTTGTAGAAGAGTAATCAATGCTTGGCATTGCTGGCATCTGGCAAATATCGATCCTAAACAGGACTCCCTGAGTGTTGCAACAGCGATGAGTGAAGCTGCCAATGGGTTGCCAGCCCCATGGACCGTCAGATACAGcaaatcgaagaagagagagtatttcttcaacccTGAGACTAAAGCATCCCAATGGGAGGAACCGGAAGGTACCGATCATGGATTGTTGAAACAATATCTTGCTGAGCATCCTGTGCGTGTCAGATGCCTGCACATTTTGTGCAAACACAGCGACTCACGTAGACCGGCGTCCCACAGATCTGAGCATATCACGATCTCCAAAGCAGAGGCTATCGAAGAGCTGCAGGAGATCCAGAGGAGATTGGAGAGTGGCGAGAGTTTTGAGTCGCTTGCTAAGGAGAGATCCGACTGTTCATCCTATAAGAGGGGTGGCGATTTAGGCTTTTTTGGGAAGGGTGAAATGCAGggcagctttgaaaaggcTGCCTTTGCATTGAAAGTTGGAGAAACTAGTGGTGTAGTAGAGACCGAGAGTGGCGTTCATCTTATCAAACGAGTCCAATAG
- the ADE3 gene encoding trifunctional formate-tetrahydrofolate ligase/methenyltetrahydrofolate cyclohydrolase/methylenetetrahydrofolate dehydrogenase ADE3 (ancestral locus Anc_5.134), whose amino-acid sequence MSAQLIDGKACAQAIRTEIADEITGLKCRDPSFKPRLSIIQVGSRKDSSTYVRMKCKAAKEAGIEADLISLAEDITEQQLLDKIASLNEEPSVHGVLVQLPLPAHIDEDRVTSAVAASKDVDGFGPINIGELNKKNGHPFFLPCTPKGIIELLKRYDVTIAGSKSVVIGRSDIVGSPVAELLKSLDSTVTIAHSKTKELPSYLTDADIVVVAIGVPEFVKGEWFKNNKKGVVVIDVGTNFVEDASKKSGYRNVGDVEFAEALKYARLITPVPGGVGPMTVAMLMQNTLTAAKRDLESGGKLCKFEPLPLLLQKPVPSDFEISRAQKPKEISKVALEAGILPSELEPYGSTKAKVNLKIIDRLKDRENGKYVLVTGITPTPLGEGKSTTTVGLAQALGAHLKKTVFANVRQPSMGPTFGIKGGAAGGGYSQVIPMDEFNLHVTGDIHAISMANNLLAAAIDARMFHESTQKDVALYKRLVPAKNGVRKFTKTMLKRLQKLGIDKSNPDDLTPEEVTKFARLDIDPETISWRRVVDCNDRFLRGITIGEAPTERGFTRHTGFDISVASECMAILALCNSLSDMRERLGRIVVAASKSGEPVTCEDIGCAGAMTALLKDAIKPNVMQTLEGTPVFVHAGPFANISIGANSVLADKMALKLAGVDPALPQQEKNERAGYVITEAGFDFTMGGERFINIKCRSSGLKPDVVVIVATVRALKVHGGGPEVKAGAPLPVAYLTEDVELLRKGCANLTKHISNAKRYNLPVVVAINKMSSDTDLEHQIIREESLKAGAYDAIVSNHWEEGGAGAVDLANGIIKATQEESNKDFKFLYDTEGLTVEEKITKIAQDMYGAKDVEFLPEAQKKIKLYTKQGFDKLPICIAKTQYSLSHDANLKGVPTGFTFPIRDVRASIGAGYLYALAAEIQTIPGLPTHCGFMNVEVNEDGEIEGMF is encoded by the coding sequence atgagtgctcaattgatcgatGGTAAAGCCTGCGCTCAAGCCATTCGTACAGAGATAGCTGACGAGATCACCGGCTTAAAATGCCGGGATCCATCCTTTAAACCACGTTTGAGCATTATCCAAGTGGGTTCGAGGAAAGACTCCAGCACGTATGTGCGCATGAAATGTAAAGCTGCGAAAGAAGCCGGTATCGAAGCGGATCTCATTTCTTTGGCGGAGGATATCACCGAGCAGCAGCTGTTGGATAAGATAGCTTCCCTGAATGAAGAGCCTTCTGTTCATGGTGTGCTGGTCCAGCTTCCTTTACCGGCACACATTGATGAGGATAGAGTGACCTCTGCCGTGGCTGCTTCCAAGGATGTCGATGGATTCGGTCCTATCAACATCGGagagctgaacaagaaaaatggGCAccctttcttcttgccctgCACTCCTAAGGGAATCATtgagctgttgaagagatatGATGTTACCATTGCGGGGTCTAAGTCGGTCGTTATCGGCAGATCTGATATTGTGGGGTCTCCTGTCGCTGAGCTGTTGAAGTCCCTGGACTCCACTGTTACAATCGCACATTCCAAGACCAAGGAGCTCCCTTCGTATCTCACGGACGCAGATATTGTTGTCGTTGCCATCGGCGTACCAGAGTTCGTGAAAGGAGAATGGTTCAAGAACAATAAGAAGGGCGTCGTGGTTATCGATGTGGGTACCaactttgttgaagatgcGTCAAAGAAGTCTGGATACAGAAATGTTGGTGACGTTGAGTTTGCTGAGGCGTTGAAGTATGCTAGGTTGATCACTCCAGTGCCTGGTGGTGTTGGCCCTATGACGGTGGCGATGTTGATGCAGAACACTTTGACAGCCGCCAAGCGCGATTTGGAGTCAGGGGGAAAGCTCTGCAAATTTGAACCACTGCCTTTACTCTTGCAGAAGCCAGTCCCTTCGGATTTTGAAATCTCTAGGGCTCAGAAACCAAAAGAAATTTCCAAAGTGGCCTTGGAAGCTGGTATCCTGCCATCTGAGTTAGAACCTTATGGTTCAACAAAGGCTAAGGTAAACCTCAAGATAATTGATCGTTTGAAGGACAGGGAAAACGGCAAGTACGTCTTGGTTACGGGTATCACGCCAACTCCACTGGGCGAAGGTAAATCTACCACGACCGTTGGACTAGCACAGGCTTTGGGAGCacatttgaaaaagacaGTTTTCGCCAACGTTCGTCAGCCATCGATGGGTCCAACTTTTGGTATCAAGGGTGGTGCAGCTGGTGGCGGTTACTCTCAAGTTATTCCTATGGATGAGTTCAACTTGCATGTGACCGGTGATATACATGCGATTTCGATGGCGAACAACCTTTTGGCAGCTGCAATCGATGCCAGAATGTTCCACGAGTCGACACAGAAAGATGTTGCCTTATACAAGAGATTAGTTCCTGCCAAGAATGGCGTTAGAAAATTTACAAAAACCATGTTGAAGAGATTACAAAAATTGGGTATTGACAAGTCAAATCCCGATGACCTGACTCCTGAAGAGGTCACGAAGTTTGCTCGTCTAGATATCGACCCGGAGACCATTAGCTGGAGAAGGGTGGTTGACTGTAACGATAGATTTCTCAGAGGCATTACTATCGGTGAAGCTCCAACCGAGCGCGGGTTCACCAGGCATACTGGTTTCGATATCTCTGTTGCTTCCGAATGTATGGCTATTTTGGCTCTCTGTAACTCTTTGTCTGACATGAGAGAAAGACTAGGGAGGATCGTGGTTGCTGCCTCCAAGAGTGGTGAACCTGTTACCTGTGAAGACATTGGGTGTGCAGGTGCAATGACGGCGCTGCTAAAAGATGCCATCAAACCTAACGTTATGCAAACACTAGAAGGTACTCCTGTGTTCGTTCACGCTGGTCCTTTCGCTAATATTTCAATTGGTGCCAACTCTGTTCTGGCTGACAAGATGGCATTGAAGCTAGCTGGTGTTGATCCAGCTTTGCCCcagcaagaaaagaatgaGAGAGCTGGATATGTTATTACGGAAGCCGGTTTCGATTTCACTATGGGTGGTGAAAGATTTATTAACATCAAATGTCGTTCCTCAGGCCTCAAACCAGATGTCGTCGTAATCGTCGCCACTGTGAGAGCGCTCAAGGTTCACGGTGGTGGTCCGGAGGTTAAGGCTGGTGCTCCATTGCCTGTCGCTTACCTGACAGAGGACGTCGAATTGTTGAGAAAGGGCTGTGCCAACTTGACGAAACATATCTCGAACGCCAAGCGATACAACTTGCCTGTCGTTGTCGCGATTAACAAGATGTCTTCTGACACTGACCTAGAACACCAAATCATTAGAGAAGAGTCTTTGAAGGCTGGTGCCTACGATGCTATCGTATCGAACCACTGGGAGGAAGGCGGTGCCGGTGCCGTTGACCTTGCCAACGGTATTATCAAAGCCACCCAAGAGGAATCAAACAAGgatttcaagttcttgtaCGATACCGAGGGTTTAACAgtcgaggaaaagatcacAAAGATTGCTCAGGATATGTACGGTGCAAAGGACGTTGAGTTCCTGCCAGAAGCACAAAAGAAGATTAAACTTTACACCAAGCAAGGTTTCGACAAGCTACCTATTTGCATAGCAAAGACTCAGTATTCTTTATCTCATGATGCTAACTTGAAGGGTGTGCCAACTGGCTTCACTTTCCCAATCAGGGATGTCAGAGCCTCTATCGGTGCCGGTTACTTGTACGCGTTAGCAGCTGAGATCCAGACAATCCCAGGTTTGCCAACCCATTGTGGTTTTATGAACGTTGAGGTTAACGAGGACGGAGAAATTGAAGGTATGTTTTGA
- the TES1 gene encoding palmitoyl-CoA hydrolase (ancestral locus Anc_5.133) — translation MSSKYTSLEKILELSRVSASKFVTKALPAAPVGSRGTFGGTLVAQSLLASLHTVPQDFVPSSLHCYFISGGDPSKMIAYDVQDLRHGRNFIHKQVRAYQSKRLVFSTNILYSREKKEHDSLHHLKTVELKDKPEAFEDGGELFKAKVAGNGNAERYARLSVGLKEIDRLQKHIEAFKYGPIEYRFPHDMFYSRKHADMLEQFVRIRNEVTFGEERPDSDYSLTITPRNDARYNYVAFAYLSDSYLLLTVPYFHRLPMYSHKFSVSLDHCIHFHQLPKVNDWIYLQINNPRSFWDKHFLQGEYFSASSGEIVASVSQEGLVVYDSEETIRAKF, via the coding sequence ATGAGCTCGAAATATACTagtttggagaagatcttggagCTTTCCCGGGTTTCCGCGTCGAAATTCGTAACCAAAGCGCTGCCAGCAGCGCCCGTGGGCTCCAGAGGTACCTTTGGAGGCACTCTGGTGGCTCAATCGTTGCTAGCCTCGTTGCACACGGTTCCTCAAGATTTTGTTCCGAGTTCGCTGCATTGCTACTTCATAAGCGGCGGAGATCCCTCCAAGATGATCGCCTATGATGTTCAAGACCTCAGACATGGACGTAATTTCATCCACAAGCAAGTCAGAGCTTACCAGAGCAAGCGGCTGGTGTTCTCGACCAATATTCTGTATTCTAgggagaagaaagagcacGATTCTCTGCATCACTTGAAGACGGTCGAGTTGAAAGACAAACCCGAGGCGTTTGAGGACGGCGGTGAGCTCTTTAAGGCTAAAGTGGCTGGGAACGGGAATGCGGAAAGATATGCTCGTCTTTCCGTGGGCCTCAAAGAAATAGACCGCTTGCAGAAACACATCGAGGCGTTCAAGTACGGGCCGATCGAGTATCGGTTCCCTCATGACATGTTTTACTCTCGGAAGCATGCCGATATGTTGGAACAGTTTGTCCGCATAAGAAATGAAGTCACTTTTGGGGAGGAGAGACCTGACAGCGACTATTCGCTGACTATAACGCCACGAAATGACGCTAGATACAATTACGTGGCATTTGCCTATCTCTCAGATTCGTACCTTCTATTGACTGTGCCTTACTTCCACCGACTGCCAATGTACTCCCACAAATTTAGCGTTTCTCTGGATCACTGCATTCATTTCCACCAGCTTCCTAAAGTGAACGACTGGATTTATTTGCAGATAAACAACCCAAGATCGTTTTGGGACAAGCATTTCTTGCAGGGCGAGTATTTCAGTGCATCATCGGGTGAAATAGTGGCTAGTGTTTCTCAGGAGGGGTTGGTGGTCTACGATTCGGAGGAAACAATCAGGGCTAAATTTTAA
- the TDA10 gene encoding putative ATP-dependent kinase (ancestral locus Anc_5.132): MCDDKSVLGCTFEFLDEYIPLWFDKRRLCNDNSALFILISGPQGSGKSYTADFVYKYLLEKYGDSRRIAKMSIDDFYFTHEDQKEFNNRFRENELLQGRGAPGTHDIPLLSRCVDAIIANRESKLTLPLYDKSRFNGEGDRCEKGNEVQLPLDLVILEGWFLGFRPLLDRREIDKQPLLQKQKDMIQVNANLFFYADLLWKNPEIKSLGIVFEADNIQNVYQWRLEQEHALRESTGEGMSDEEVKRFVDRYFPSYELYYEDFVNSESLGSVATLTLGIDLQRNVYSVKTKSIE, encoded by the coding sequence ATGTGTGACGACAAATCCGTTCTTGGATGCACTTTTGAGTTCCTAGATGAGTATATTCCCCTGTGGTTCGACAAACGGCGACTCTGCAACGACAATTCAGCGTTGTTCATACTGATTTCGGGACCGCAGGGCTCAGGTAAGTCCTACACGGCGGATTTTGTATATAAATACCTTCTGGAGAAGTATGGGGATTCAAGAAGGATTGCCAAGATGTCGATAGACGACTTCTATTTCACACATGAGGACCAGAAGGAGTTCAATAACAGATTCAGGGAGAACGAGCTGTTGCAGGGCCGCGGGGCACCCGGCACACACGACATTCCGTTGCTGTCGAGATGCGTGGATGCTATAATCGCTAACAGGGAGTCGAAGCTGACATTGCCGCTTTATGACAAATCGAGGTTTAATGGCGAGGGTGACAGGTGCGAGAAGGGCAATGAGGTGCAATTGCCACTCGACCTTGTCATTTTGGAGGGCTGGTTTCTAGGCTTCAGGCCCCTGTTGGACCGTCGAGAGATAGACAAGCAGCCACTGCTGCAGAAACAAAAGGACATGATTCAGGTCAATGCCAACTTGTTCTTCTACGCAGACTTGCTGTGGAAGAACCCCGAGATCAAGTCTTTGGGAATTGTGTTCGAGGCGGACAACATCCAAAACGTCTACCAATGGCGTCTGGAGCAAGAGCACGCCCTGAGGGAAAGTACAGGGGAGGGAATGAGCGACGAAGAAGTCAAGAGATTTGTCGATAGATATTTCCCGTCTTACGAACTGTACTACGAGGACTTCGTCAACAGTGAAAGCTTGGGATCGGTGGCCACGTTGACCCTGGGCATCGACTTGCAAAGAAACGTGTACTCAGTCAAAACCAAATCTATTGAATAG